GACACAGCGAAAACGGCTGAGCGCCAATCTTCCACCAACGGGGTCCACATCCGGTGGCCCATGATTGCGGAGTCCATGATGGTTAGCGTTGTATTTTGTTCCGATAAGGGAGTTTAGGAAACATGGAAAAGATCCGTAGCGATGAGACCTGTTGTCGCTTTCTGGTTACGAAATTATTTGTTTCACAATAACGATCTCTAGCACGAATCAACACGAATTCAACAGCACATAGTTCTACGCAAGTTACATGCACTAGCTAAATGATGTTCATGGTGATAATTGATAAATCGGAGATCGGAACAGATATTTAATAATATTTAATTTGTTGCATACCTGCCGTCCCAGTTGATTCGATCATCCGAAAGGATCACCATCCACGTGTTACACCAGGACACTAATTGCGCGGTAAAATCACGGTGTTTTAAGCCAACGGTCGACCTTGAAATAGTAGAGGTCGAAATTTCATATTTTGACGTTTCGTGTCTTCTCGGCTGCTCGAAATAATGGTACTTCCAAAAAAGTACCATTATCTCGAGCAGTTTTTCGAGCGACCTGCTTTGTTGTGCTCGAAAAATGGGTTTACTCAAAATCTGAGTTCGACGAAACCGGGGGGCTCGTGTAGTAGTTAAAGGGGATTTTTTCCGTATTAGCTTCGTGATAGCCAAAGTGATAATCCCAGCGCGTAACAAGGCCTTGGCGAGATACATCGTCGGTCGCCAGAACGTTAGCGAAATAGAATGAACAGGCAGCGGGTGAAAACGCCAAACAGATCGCCGTATCACTTCTTTccggtgctgttgcttctggtgctAGGGCAATGGAGTTTTCTCAGCTCGGTCGTTACGGCCGAATCCACCGATATCGAGCTCGATGCTAAAGCCAACAAAATTCATCAAATCGATTCACTCAATCTGTTGCTCTACACCTTTCTGCTGACCCTGACTGTGCTCACTATCTGGCTATTCAAGCACAGGCGCGTTTCCTGGCTCCACGAAACAGGACTAGCGGTCATCTACGGTAAGAAATCTCGAAAAAAAGTCGTATGTGAATCACACTTCGAAGAAAAACTTCCTCGTTATCTGCGTGGTACTTTCTGGGTAGTTTTCCATATGCTGCTaacagctggtgctgctgattcgGATGACGAAGCGCGCTTTGCGCAACATCAGAAACCCTGTCCGAGTGACTAACAGTTCTCTCGACAGGAAAAGTTATTTTTGTTCCGAAGGCTGTACACAAACAGCCACCAAAGGGCCGGAACAAACAGGACCCTTTAGATTAAAGTTATTGTAAGGTCTTGGAAAAGAATCAATTTAATACTCCCATTTTACTGCAGGACTCATCGTAGGGGCAATCATCCGATATGCGGGAACCACAACGCCGATAATTCACGTTGCCGTCGATCCTCAACCGGACGTTAAGTTTAACCAAAGCCTACCACCAGACACATTATGGCTCAAGTTTCCGGGAAATCTGCCGCACGGTTCGGATCAACCTGTGAAGGCCAACAAAACCTACACCTACAGCTTCCGAGGAGAGATTGCCAACGTCGAGGAGAACGAAATCGACCTGAAGGCGACCTTTGATCCCGAAATCTTCTTCAACATTATCCTTCCACCGATCATTTTCCATGCTGGATATAGCTTGAAAAGGGTATTTACTTCCCGCTgaatcatacacacaccagCTGTCTTATTTTGTATTCTGTTCTATTTGTAGAAATACTTTTTCCGTAATCTTGGAGCAATTTTAATGTTTGCCATCATTGGAACAACGCTCTCGGCCTTTTTAATCGGAGCACTGATGTATGGTTTCGTACAGCTAATGCCAAAGCTGAAATCGAGCTTCACCTTCCTAGATACACTTTACTTCGGAGCCCTCATTTCTCCGACGGATCCGCTTACTATCTTAGCCATTTTCAGCGATATGCACGTCGACGTTAATCTGTACGCGctcgtttttggggaaagtgtGCTGAATGATGCGGTTGCCATCGTACTCAGTGGGTGCGTACAGCAGTGGAGATTTTAGATGCCCCGAAATTTTCTACATTGAACCAAATTCATTCTTACAGGGCTATTCAAAACTACGGGGAGCATTACTCGAGTAATGGAGAATTCGAAGGACACGCTTTTCTCCGTTCGCTAGGCGATTTCTTCAGCGTATTTGCCTTTTCACTGCTGATCGGCGCATCGATGGGCTGCGTTACGGCCATGATGACAAAGTTTACGCGTATACGCGACTTTCCTTTGCTGGAATCGGCCCTCTTTGTGCTTATGTCCTACAGCACCTTTTTAATAGCCGAAGCAGCCGAACTCACCGGTAAAGAGTTGGATTGGGATATCAACAATTTTGCATtaatgaatgttttcctttcccttgtTCTGCTTACATTCAGGTGTTGTTGCGGTGCTGTTTTGCGGGATTTGTCAGGCGCATTATACGTACAACAATCTTTCAGATGATTCTCGAATACGAACGAAGCAAATATTCGAACTGTTAAACTTCTTGGCGGAGAACTTTATCTTCTCGTACATTGGGGTGTCGATGTTCACGTTTCCAAAACACCACTTTGATCCGTTATTCATTTTCACCGGTTTTGTAAGATCCCTCCTTCTAGAAAATAAGTAAGACCATCTTAATGgtattaatgttttttttagatGTGTGCCGCTATAGGACGAGCTGTAAATATTTACCCCCTATCAGCGCTGCTGAACATTGCTAGAAAGCCAAAGATTTCGTGGAACTTTCAACACATGCTCTTCTTTGCTGGTAAATCTACAAAAAGCAACATTCAAGTCATATCAGATTCTGATACATGTTATTCCTTGTTTGATAGGTTTGCGTGGTGCCATGTCTTTTGCACTTGCAATAAGGAACACAGTTTCGGACGCGCGGCAGGCAATGTTAACGACTACGTCACTGATTGTAATTACGACCGTTATCATACAGGGCGGTGCGGCGAATTTCTTGCTCAACTGGTTAAACATCCCGTAAGCACACGCGTTTCTGTTATTGTGATTGCATTCAATCGGTTCCAAGCGTAGTTTTGAATtgatcttttcttttttagtgTCGGAGTTGACGATGAAACAGAGGTGCTACCGTTCCAAGGAGTACGAAGCGTAAGTATCTGGTTGGGGCTTTGACGGTCTTTGGTCCCAGTTttgcgagcacacacacaccttttgtTCGTTGTCGTGGAACTTGATTTATATGGTTCAGTTAACTATGTTCGTTAACGATGGCAGACAATTAGTCTGCTAGTAACAGTACAATATGACACTCATTACTATCTCTCCCACCCATTGGAACCGTCCTATGGCAAACCATTTGAATCCTGTTAACACTCCATATACTGCCCAACGCTCTCCGTCGAATCATTCGCTTTCAAAGGTGTACAATTCGATGGAAAATACGGCTGGGGTAGGTTGCATTAAGAATCAGTCAATGGTTTTTACTTATAAGTTGTGTGTCTGactatttttttctccatcgtccGATGCGGTAgagtgtgcatgcatgctGCCTGGTACAATGCTTCTCATTTTCTGTAAACTTTcagttttgttattttttttgtcgatGTGTCTCGTTTGTTTAGAATGGCAAAGTGCCGgtaatgaaaatgtaaaaaatgatAAGACAGTGTGATTACCAAATATAGCTTCATCATATTATAACTTCAAACAGTTTTATCAACATCCATCAGTTATTTCATGCTGGTGATGTTTTACTACTTTAGTGCATTAGCAGTATTCACTTAGTAGATTACATTAAGCTATATCATTTGCTGTAAGCGTTTGAAAGGGACACAGCCTTCTTCTAATGACTATAACTACTCGATTTCTCCCCTACCCCAATCCATCGTCTATCGGCATTCTTATTTGTTTAAATGAAGTCGATCGATGTCGGTTTGAATCTCAGTCAATTACAAGTCGACAGGCGGACTAGTTCTTTGGTAAGAACAAATTTGCAATAATATTTGTTTGCCAAGTGCAAGTATAGGACCTTTCTTCTTTAATGTTTTGTCTTTAAGACGGTgtcatttttctttctaatatttatttttatctatttatttatttttatctattTTTGCACTTTCTACCTCCTTGTTATGGTTACCGTTGACTGGTGTCCTTGAGTATAAATGAATGATACAACGGTTCACCCAAGATAGATTGCGTATTTCTTTTAATGTGTTTGTTCATCTATTTTCGTTCAAAGTTGCGTTCTTTTGCGTATTTGTGTTAAATGTTTTGGTACTAGAAACCGTTTGGCTTTAACTAGATTGTACGTAAGTCGTCATTTATCATactaatattgatttttccctTCCAAAGGACTTGGAGAATCCCGACAGTGAAGGTGCCACCACACCCGGTGGAACTAGAAAAGGTCACGAGAAGGCTGTTTTGGCGCGTTTGTGGGGAAATTTCGATTCGAGGTAGGTATATTGGAATGAATGCTTGCCGCCGAATGTAGCATTAAATCCGCTTTCTTACCGCTTCTTTAGGTACATGAAACCCTTGCTAACGCATTCTCGGCCAACATTACTCGAGACGTTACCGGTTTGCCTGAGCCCGCTTGCACGATTGTTAACAACGACAGAACAGTTAACCCAGGTAGGGACAATATCATGGCATCTCATCATTTTGAATTCTTCTATTTAACGAATACTTGGATTGTTTCCCTTTTATGCTAGGACGGTCCGACACGCCGAGCGGATTCCGACTCGGATTTGTGTATCGACGAAGATGATCGTGCTTCGCGTGGCTGCCCAGCGGATGGCAGTGGGCGTCGCAACTCGATCAATCGCGTAAGTATCCGCCTTGTTTCGGATGAACGTAATACGATCTTTGCGAGCTACAAGAATCGCGACTAATACCATGGCCATTCGTTCAGCATCGTGCACCATTTTGTTTAGTATTCAGGTTCAGGATATTTTAACCAGTAACGCTTaagatttttctttttattagcATAGCTTTTCGGTAATCTCTGGCCCGTGTAGCAAAGCGCGCcaaataacaaacaataacTAAGCGTGACCACACTAGGTTCATTGTGGTGCTCTGTAAAATATACGTGCATTTGTTTATGCATGTTGCCATTGTTTCCATTGATCTGAAGCAGTGTGTTTGTCTAGTCACGGGATTGAAATTGTTGATGAATTGATAGGAGAAATACGCTTACATTCTAAACAGAGCGATATAACACAACTCAAACACGGGACAGAAAACATCGTCTCGATGAAATATTGTGCAAGCAGTAACATTTGCATGAACGGAGGGGTTAGTAGAACATTTGAGATAGAGGGTGCAAGTTGtaaattaattgcattttcttgcaaatgcaaaagatAGTAGTATTATACTAATGAGATGAGGACGCACTTGTGTGAAATGCCAAATGTAGTGAACTTTACAGACACATGATAACAAACCCATTTCCTTTGTACTAAAAACTGAATTAACTATTCCATGATCCTAGGTTATAATAATATGATCGACTTATGTATACCACCTGTTCTTTGCATGCCTACGCCCtccgtgcgttcgttcgttcgttcgttcgtttgtgtggATGCACATACGTCGAACTATTACGAACTGCTACCCTTATATTTATGCATCATTCGTTTTATACCTCTTCGCCCTCGTTCTGTCTCTACTTCACTTCGATTTTATTAACATTCGGAATCGCGGACACCTTAATTTTCAAACAACCCAACTCACGCCAATACGAAACACTTCCTGCAGCAGCGATATCGCCCCGATGCGGCACGGGATGCAAATGATGCCATCAACGCACTAAGCAGTTTAGATCCCAACTTTATGTAGGGAAGCGACCGATCAAACTAATGTAAATAATTGGCAGCTCTTTATGGTTTCTCCTCTTGCATGTTGTATTAGTTGACAAATTTTTACTATCCTTTTCTTTTAACAAATCTATTTTAGTTTTCTATATCcgatgaaaatggtttgtctttattttttttttttcattttctaaatCATTCCACCTGATATCGACCATTGATTTCAGATGAAACGAAGTGCTTAGATAGCCTTCAGTACGATCCGGTTCCTCATTGTTGTCGTGGATCAACACATAGTGAAAATTGTGCAAAAATGTGCCTAAACTAAATTGCAGCATTACCACGTTGTTTGCCATAtaaatggttttcttttttttgtatagtTTATTCGTTTAATTGGTAAGTTTTAGTTTCATGTTCGTTATTTAGTTTCTATCGCCTTATCTATGGAGTGGTTGAAAGAATAAATCATACTTCTAAGTTGTTCCCAAGAAATACACGAGAAGGTATGATAAgagataaaaatggaaaatggtagGGGGCAGCAGTCATTTTAAAGTCGTCTTTTATCTCATAAAGAAGAGCTCGTGTTTTTTCTGCTTAATTTAAAAGAGGATAACAACTAGTTACAAGTCATTTCGCtgacattattttaaaaatagtaCGGCTGACATAAACAGATTCCATTCTTCCATTTGGCATCTTCTTTGTTCCTTGTGTTACAAAGAATGGTTTTGGAAATAGAAGTGATTAGTTTAGAACATATTTACCAAATATCATTATCCCCTTGGCAAAGTTCAGAAGAAAGTTCAGAAACAATGAATTCGGAAAAGTGAACTCTGTGATTATTGTCCATTCATAAGCGTAAAGCACGTTAGTAATCGTATTGCTGTTACTGATTGTTTGCCTGTTTTAAATAATCGGTGTACTTATGAATACCACAATGGTGAATGTTATAAAGCGTGCGTTAAACGGGCATCTCAGCAAGTGCGGAAACAGCTAATAAATGACGACCAATATAGGAAGGGTCTTAGGAGGATAGCGAACCGAAAGAAGAATTATTATATTGAAATTGTATTGAATGTTTGGAAGTTTCTGTTTAAAAAGCATACCACATGATACGGCTTTCGTGAACGCTGCTAATCGAACACGGGTAGGTTAGACTGTTAAATACGACGATTGGAAGGTGTTCGGCTAAAGAAGAGCCATTGGTGCTTGAAGCAGAAACGAGGGATTTTAGTGTCACGCAGGAGCGCCGTACGCATTAAGGGAAAGagaataaaaacgaaatacaCTGATATTATATTATCAAGCATCCATCTCTAGCATTAATTTTCTGATACTATcttgttctcttctcttctcttctcttctttttacttttcaaCGGTGCTCTCATTGCTACCTCATTCCGTTCGTTCTTTACTTCGTTTTTGAATGGATGGTTTATCTATCCTGATCTATACTGTTGACGATTGTTTTAACTATGAACTTTGTTTAACAATCTTCAAATTTGTTAGCTGGAAATAATGGATGAAAGAATTCCTAGCTCGTTTAATGTATCCTCTATCAGCCTTACCAACCGCATTATACAGCAGGGCAAAAGAGCCGGGGGCAAaatctttcatttttaataGCTTCtttaaaacgaagaaaaccaaGCATAAACCTTCAGTTTGCCGGTCAGTACCTCATTTCTTCGGCTTGTCCATGATGGAAAAAGCTTAAAGTTTTAGTATACGTCCGATATGGAACAAACTCCGTTGCTGCATCGAACTCTTGCCGGATCCGGCACGCCATAAGTGTGAAACAGTGCATAAGTATAACGTTTGTGATCTCTTAAATAAAAAGCCTCGAATGTTTGGATTAACAGCAGCCGTACATCATCCTTCTTTCTCCTGTTTTAGTAACAACAGTATAACGATTACTCCAACTTGATTTTCGTATGCCTTTGGCTCTTTAGTTTTCTCTAAACGAATTAATCTTCATCCTTTGCTTTTTACTAAAAAACTTCttgtgaaaatgtttttttccgttgttttccgtttcaattttaaaatgaacCACACTGACCGCAACAAACGGCGAGTTTTCGGCGAGCGAGATATGTGGACCCGGCTTCACATTTCGATttttcgagcagctcgaaGTATTGCTCGAATAATTCTGCTCGAGCCCCTCTCTCCTGTCAAGCACAGCAGgaacgagttttttttcccgaCTTCGATTTTTGATCTCGTACGACGAACACGGACTTTTCGCACGGAATTTTGGTAAGTTTTGCGAATTGACTATTGCGCTGTTTTAGCAAAGATTTCGCTTACTGAGATACCTCTACTTCACGCGAGCAAGAAACATAACGCGAAACACCAATTCAGCACTGCAAAGCATTCTATTTGCACTTCCCTGTTTTTCGCTCTTTGTGTATTTTTAGAGCGCTTCCTAGGccaaaaaacgcaaacacaaaagaaaaaaagatgcCTACCATCAAGTTGCAGTCGTCGGATGGGGAGATTTTCGACACGGACGTGCAGATTGCTAAATGTTCGGGTACGATCAAAACGATGCTGGAGGATCTCGGTATGGATGAGGGCGATGATGAGGCCGTCCCGCTGCCGAACGTTAACTCAGCCATCTTGCGGAAGGTGCTACAGTGGGCTACCTACCACAAGGACGACCCAATCCCGgtggaggacgacgacagcaaGGAGAAGCGCACGGACGACATCAGCTCCTGGGATGCAGACTTCCTGAAGGTAGACCAGGGTACGTTGTTCGAGCTGATTCTGGCTGCGAACTATCTCGATATTAAGGGATTGTTGGATGTCACCTGCAAAACCGTCGCCAACATGATCAAGGGTAAAACGCCGGAAGAAATTCGCAAGACGTTCAACATTAAGAACGACTTTACTCCTTCCGAGGAGGAGCAAGTTCGCAAGGAGAACGAGTGGTGCGAGGAAAAGTAATTGGAGCACCAGGACGAGCGGAGAGTAATGTACATTTTGCTTTGTAATGGGGGGTTACTAATGGCGAGTTTTATGATTTCGCTAAACACATGATTTATTTGTTCTCTTTTTACGAGAAATAACCTTACTTTTTTCGCTAATAAAACAGAAACGATCAATGGCGTTTGCCTACCCGAATTTCTTTGGATGTGtaataaattacaaaaataTCGGCAAACCCCTCATTTCGCTCCAGGTCACAGTACTTAAACCGACGCATGATTCAGCTTAGCGCTAAAATTGAGATAACGACTTCCTGTGCAAAACTTGGGATCATTTGGTAAAACCCATAGATGGCATCAATCGCGAAATTTCCTAAAATTTCCAATGGCTGTCGGCAGCCGTCGAGATACCGTGAAATTGCGCCAAAAACAAATTTCGGCCAAATCGCAAAGCCTGCCTTGCCTTGAAGAATAATGAAAACCAGCCAAAAGAACAAAAGTCGCTACTGGCCAACTACGGTACAGCGAACAAAGGCACAATAGGTTTGATCAATGCGGTATTCAATTAGCGTTCTTCgaaatttcttttcttctctcctgcGTGTTTGCCGCCGGTAGAAGGCACAATTGGCTAGGGCAATTTctagaaaaaaatgaattgtgtgtgtgtcgagcaaAGTTGCGTGCTGTGGAAGCTGCCTCGAATAGGACTCAAAGCAATATTCTATAAAAGTGTTTTCACTTATTAGTGTGTTTGTTATAAACTACCTGTCGCAGTAAGGTAAGTTACATTTCTCAAGTAAAATAGTAAAGTACTAGTAAGTGCGGGCAAACGGGATGATGGGAGTGTTTTCTGGTTTGATCCGCAACACATCCACCACGCATTGGCCATAATTGCTTTAGAGTATTTTATAAACAAGTTTATTCGGTTACAACCATAAATCGACGCATATTAGGTTTCATGTACCGTTGCCTTATCACAGTTCTTCATCTGAATGAGTTGGTGTCTTGCGTGCGCTGGGGTGGGCTTGTAGACCGAAATGGCTTCGATCTCGAATTGTTAAGGCCACGTTTAGGATGGTTTCAATATGGTCTTCATTTCCACCTCCGCCCTCGATTGCTTGACGCCGCGGAACCGATTCTCGATGTCCTCTAGTGTACGGCCTTTCGTTTCCGGCAAGAAAAAGTAGACGAACGCGATGCCCAGCAGCGATAGGCTACCGAACATGATGAAAACGTTGGCATTACCGATGCTTTCTACGAGCGAGGGATATACTTTGATAATGATGAACGACATGGTGTAGCCGAAGAAGATCGTAAGCCCGGATGCAAAGCCCCGGATCTTGGTCGGATACACCTCGGCGTTCATGGAAAATGGCAGTGTAAGGAAGCCGAGTGTGGCGGTAAATATGaacgccaccagcaggacGGTTGGAATCCAGGAAAGCGACGTGCCTTTTACCGGATGCACGGCGAAGTAGGCTAGACCAAACATGCAGCAAGCCATGCCGAAGCCGGAAAACAGGGCTGGTGGCCTGCGACCAAACTTGTCCGATATGAACGACATCAGCACGGTCGTGACGACACGGGTCAACCCTACGAACACAGCGCTCAGGAAGGGATCGATGGCAACGCCAGCCTCGATAGAGAAGCTAGCGGCGTAAACAATGATAACAAAGATACCGGTAAActgctggaagaagaagaacgtgcACATAATGGCCAGCGGTTTGTACACTTCCGGCTTTTTCAGCTGCTCAATCTTGGATTTCTTCGTCTGGGACGCCCGGAAGCGTGCAATGTTGTCCTCGAGTGCATCCAGTTCGGCCCGGATCTCTGGATTGTTGTCCTCCTTGATTGCCCGGACCACCTTTAGGCATCGCTCCGCCTTCTCCATGCGCTTCTTGCTAACCAGCCAACTTGGTGATTCCGGTAGCGGTATCACGGTAAGAAGCGAAACGACCGTGAAAATACCGCATATCATACAGACGAACCGCCAGTCGTTCTGGTAgcaagggaaaaagggaggaaaaagagAACATATTGATAAGGTTGATTGCGGAGACAATTCAATCGAAGTACTAAGCCGCTACGATTCTTGACCGGCCAATCATGAATGGGGACGAAGGACGACGCTTTTTACGATAAGACGCTGGACCACCTACCTTGAACACATAACCAAGGGTGTAGATACAAAGCATACCGATGGCGGTGCAAAATGCGGTCAGTAGCGTCAAACGGCCTCGCAGATTTGGGTGGGCCACCTCGGCCGCGTATACCGAGGCTGGAGTACTAGATAAGCCTATCGCGATGCCTATCATGACGACAGAAGGAATGATAACCGCGACACATCGTAAATATAGTTTACACAGCCGTTACTGCTACGTCGTTAAGCCACGGAATGGTCGCCGTGGGAAGATGTACAGAAGTACAATGCTCACCTATAATAATACGCGCCACGATCAGCTGGATAAAGAGGACGGTGCTGTCGGTACGGCTCGCAAACGACATGATGGCCCACGATACaaccgaaatgaaattgatgaaGTAAAGCGTTTTCTTGCGGCCAATCCTGTCGAGCAAGTAACCCGAAAGGAGACCTCCGAATGGGCACATGATTGAGGTGATGGATGCtggaaaaaatcaatttaattaaaatggttCACCCACCGATTCTGCTCTTCCACGAGGAGGAAAACTCACCAAACCATGTGGCATTCGATTCGGAAAGTACCACTGAAGAGGTAGAGTTGGTCAACTCGATCATCGCAATCGACGGAAATCCGATACCCATTCCTGATGATATGATAGTTATGTTGGCAACCACGGCCATGACGATCTGCTTGATGGCCGCTTTACGCGTTAGCTCCGTAagaaccattttgttgttggccgTCTTAGAAGGGGATTGCTCCTTCAGCGCGACTTCCATCTCATCCGCATCCTTTCCACTCATCTTGTCCTAAAAAGCAgtcagaaaaaaagaaacgcatGAATCTAGTAGACGTGGTGTAACCATTCCAGTAAGTTTATGATTGCTACCGGTTTTCCCTGTGGCCGTTTCTGGGCGTTTTTTACATTCACGTTTCATTGATTTCGCACataatatgttttattttaattttagaaTGTTCGCCTCAACATAAGAAGCATTATTGAAGAATTTCCTCATACAAGtcacagccaaccagccataCAGCCGGGCCAGCCCATGGCCATAATCACTTATTCCCGGCGTTAAGAAATCTCCGCATGGTCCAGCTCGAACCGGTATCTACCAAACTCAACCCATTGTTGCGGTGTAGATAGGAGAGGGTCTTCTTGTGATGTTCACTCGTTTAAggagtgaaacaaaacaacaaaagaccGTGTCGCAAATAGTCTCCGTCGCTTGCATTTCAAGACCCCGGTGTATGTGTAATACAGTCCATCGTCGTAGCGATGGTAAACGGAAGGAGAAACACCACTTGCCTCGCGTGAGCATGACAACACACGAACTTACCACCCAACCACTGTTTGTTCCCTCGTCGACCTATCTCAACCATAAGTCAGATGTCCTCTGAAGCGGATAGCTCCACCGATGAAGGTCGCTCCGATATTTTTTTCGCTGACAGGACCCACCGGCTCTTTGATCGGTTAATCCCAACTATCACTCGTTCCAGAGTTTTGATGCCCAAATCGTCGTAACACGTGTTAGCACAAACGAGATGTTACCTGCCAGAGGTTGTACAATCGCGGCCGAGACTTAACATCGAACTGTTATTTTGcgaacgttgtcgtcgtgacCGCACAGCCGTATCAGCAGCGAATAGGCCGATGGAtggccgatggatggatggatggaaggacgGATTTACGAGGGGCGATGTGGATGGAAAGTTGCCCGAACAATCGACGCACCACTACCAAGTGAGCCGAACCGAAACTCTGAATGTTTACCAATGTTTTGGGCTCGTAGTGGTGTCGGCATTATATGTTCTGGACGGTTTCTTCTGTTTGATTATGGTTTCCGTCCGCATGCGTAGTCCTATCTTTGCGAAACGGCATACGAAGGGGAAATCGGCACCATTTGGGGGGATGATTCCATCCCCTCACACAGTGTCGATGTCGCGAATAGGGCTTGGGAAGTGCTGTCCAAACTTATGCTATCTAATCTTCAGTAACCTATTAGCAGTTGATGTGTTAACGATTAAAAATTAGATCGCTTTAATTAGCAATAATTAAATGATGTCGCAGGGTAAAAAGGGTGGCTTAAAAACTTAGAGCGAATCAACAGGTGGATTTAAAGTGTAGCTAATGTTGGGTGGTGTGGCATTTCAATTCATATCCGCTATCTGTGACTCAGCGTTAGATAGTTCAATAACAAAATAGTGTTAATTATGTACAATTTACACACTGGTGCTGTTCTTCAAAACAGGTCATTGGAAATTCTGGGTTTTTATCTAAACGGGTGtgaattggtttgtttttggtttgcttgtATTATCCAAACAAGGAAGCGAAGGGCAATAGTCCGAATTCAAATCACTTATTTTTTGAAGAGTAAAAAACTACAGAGAACAATGTAATGAGCCCCCTGTAGGCGAAACACCGCACAATGATGAAGTGGAGGCGCCGGTCTAAGCATTGCCAATTGGTTGTGGCTTGTTTTGAAGGCTCTCGAATGT
The sequence above is a segment of the Anopheles darlingi chromosome 2, idAnoDarlMG_H_01, whole genome shotgun sequence genome. Coding sequences within it:
- the LOC125952258 gene encoding sodium/hydrogen exchanger 7 isoform X2 is translated as MNRQRVKTPNRSPYHFFPVLLLLVLGQWSFLSSVVTAESTDIELDAKANKIHQIDSLNLLLYTFLLTLTVLTIWLFKHRRVSWLHETGLAVIYGLIVGAIIRYAGTTTPIIHVAVDPQPDVKFNQSLPPDTLWLKFPGNLPHGSDQPVKANKTYTYSFRGEIANVEENEIDLKATFDPEIFFNIILPPIIFHAGYSLKRKYFFRNLGAILMFAIIGTTLSAFLIGALMYGFVQLMPKLKSSFTFLDTLYFGALISPTDPLTILAIFSDMHVDVNLYALVFGESVLNDAVAIVLSGAIQNYGEHYSSNGEFEGHAFLRSLGDFFSVFAFSLLIGASMGCVTAMMTKFTRIRDFPLLESALFVLMSYSTFLIAEAAELTGVVAVLFCGICQAHYTYNNLSDDSRIRTKQIFELLNFLAENFIFSYIGVSMFTFPKHHFDPLFIFTGFMCAAIGRAVNIYPLSALLNIARKPKISWNFQHMLFFAGLRGAMSFALAIRNTVSDARQAMLTTTSLIVITTVIIQGGAANFLLNWLNIPVGVDDETEVLPFQGVRSDLENPDSEGATTPGGTRKGHEKAVLARLWGNFDSRYMKPLLTHSRPTLLETLPVCLSPLARLLTTTEQLTQDGPTRRADSDSDLCIDEDDRASRGCPADGSGRRNSINRLEIMDERIPSSFNVSSISLTNRIIQQGKRAGGKIFHF
- the LOC125952258 gene encoding sodium/hydrogen exchanger 7 isoform X3; the encoded protein is MNRQRVKTPNRSPYHFFPVLLLLVLGQWSFLSSVVTAESTDIELDAKANKIHQIDSLNLLLYTFLLTLTVLTIWLFKHRRVSWLHETGLAVIYGLIVGAIIRYAGTTTPIIHVAVDPQPDVKFNQSLPPDTLWLKFPGNLPHGSDQPVKANKTYTYSFRGEIANVEENEIDLKATFDPEIFFNIILPPIIFHAGYSLKRKYFFRNLGAILMFAIIGTTLSAFLIGALMYGFVQLMPKLKSSFTFLDTLYFGALISPTDPLTILAIFSDMHVDVNLYALVFGESVLNDAVAIVLSGAIQNYGEHYSSNGEFEGHAFLRSLGDFFSVFAFSLLIGASMGCVTAMMTKFTRIRDFPLLESALFVLMSYSTFLIAEAAELTGVVAVLFCGICQAHYTYNNLSDDSRIRTKQIFELLNFLAENFIFSYIGVSMFTFPKHHFDPLFIFTGFMCAAIGRAVNIYPLSALLNIARKPKISWNFQHMLFFAGLRGAMSFALAIRNTVSDARQAMLTTTSLIVITTVIIQGGAANFLLNWLNIPVGVDDETEVLPFQGVRSVYNSMENTAGDLENPDSEGATTPGGTRKGHEKAVLARLWGNFDSRYMKPLLTHSRPTLLETLPVCLSPLARLLTTTEQLTQDGPTRRADSDSDLCIDEDDRASRGCPADGSGRRNSINRQRYRPDAARDANDAINALSSLDPNFM